CAGTGAGTCCCCGGGTGCCAGTAACCCCCCCCCTGTTCCCAGTGACCCCCCAGCATGCCACGGTGCCATTACCCCCCTCTGGGGCCGATCACCTCCCCGGGTCCCGATCACCCCCCCCGGGTCCTGGTCTTGGTCCCAGTCCCATTCTCCCCCCTGGGTCCCGTTTCCCCCCCCAGGTCCCGTTCTCCCCCCAGTGCCTGTTCAACCCCCCCCGGTCCCGTTTGCCCCCCCGGTGCCCGATCACTCTCCCAGGTCTGGATCCTGGTCCCGGTGCCGTTTACCCCCCCCCGGGTCTCATTACCCCCCTAGGTCCCGTTGCCCCCTAGGTCCCGGTCTTCCCCCGTGCCCGGTTCACCCCAGTGCCTCCGTTCACCCCCCAGTGCCCGTCACCCCCCCGGGTCCCGTTCCAACCCCGGGTCCCATCGCCCCCCCGTGCCTCCTTTCCTCCGGtgccccatttccccccccatGCCCCGttccccccggtgccccccaggTCTTGttccccccccggtgcccctcGCTCCCCCCGTGCCCCGTTCCCCCCGTTTCCCCCTCGGTGCCCTGTTCCCCCCGGTGCCTCCCGTGCCCCCCCCGTGCCCCGttccccccggtcccccccccccggctcccggCTCCCGTTCCACCCCCGGTGCCCGTTCCCCCGCCGTGTCCCATCtcccccccggtgtcccccgactcccggtccccccccggtgcccggtCCCCCCCCGCACTCACAGCACACACAGCGCGTACGCCCCCGCCACGCTCTCGCTGGCTGGTCCCCGGTCCCGCACCAGGAAGCTGCCGTCGCGCCCGGCCCGGGCCAGCAGCTTCCTCGGCGGCGGCCCGGCCTCGAGGTCCCGGTGGTACCAGGGCGGGCgccggcccccccggggcccccgcACACCGCCATGCTTCCGCCGGGGCCCGCGGGACTCCGCGCTGGGGacgggccgggggcggggggggacgggggtCGGGACGAacggcggcggggaggcgggggcagcgggggggcggggaggaCCGGGAGGGTCGGGTGCACCGGgaggggcgggcggggggcacCGACGGGTCGGGGAGCGGCGgtggcggggcggggggaggctggCTGTGGGGGGGGGAGacgggggagggagggagggggaccCGAGGGCGGGGTACGCCaccgggggggggcggagggagAACGCGGGAGGGACAAAGGGCGCGCGCGGCCTGCGGCTCGGGGCGGCTTGGCACGGGCCGGCCACGGGGCAGAGCGTGCAGCGGGGTTCGGCCACGGTTTCGGCACGGTTCCGAGAGCGATTCAGAACAGTTTAAGCACGGTTTTTCTGCATGGTTCGGCACGGTTTCAGAAAGATTCAGAACTGTTTTAGCTACGTTTCAGAAGAATTTAGCGCAGTTTCAGCATGGTTCGTGCACGGTTCGCACAGGTTCAGCCGGTTTCAGCACCGTCATGCACGGTTCAGAACGATTTCCAGAACAGTTGCACGGTCGGCACGGTTCCGCGGCGGTTCAGACCGCCTCATAGCTTGTTTAGCATGGTCCAGCACAGTGTCAGCACTGTTCAGGCACGGTTTCAGAACAATTCAGAACACTTTAGCACGGTCCAGCCGTGGTTTCGGCACGGTTCAGGACAGTTTGGCACAGTTTAACGTGGTTCGGCACGGTTCAGCACTGGTCAGGCGACGGTCAGACTGTTTAGCACAGTTTTGGCACGGTTCGGCAGCAGTTCAGCACGGTTAAGAACGATTCAGAACAGTTTTTTAGGCATGGTTCAGGGAACAGTTTTGGCGGCGCTTTGGCATGGTTTTGGGGCGCACGGTTCAGAACTGTTTGGCACCGTTCGGACACAGTTCGGCGTGGGTTCACCTCGCAGTTCAGCCACCGCTCAGCTCAAGCCACGGTcccggcacggcacagcacccGTGCAGGATGGCTCGGCACAGTTCGGCACAGTTCAGCGTGGTTCAGAAACGGTTTAGGTTTTAGCACGGTTCGGCACGGTTTCAGAACTGTTTTGGCAACAGTTCGGCAACGGTTCCACGCACGGTTTTCACCACGGTTCAGCACCGCTCAGCACGGCACGGTccggcacggcacagcaccgAGGCAGGATGGCTCGGCACGGCTTCAGCACAGCGCAGCCTGGCACGGTTTCAGCACAGCACGGCTCGGCCCTTGCCCACCccgtggggctgtggggccccCGCGTGCTGCTGCCACCAAGCCTCGTGGGGGGGCTGGATCGGCCCACCACGCAACCACCCCCCCGGCATGGGGGGGGGAGCGCCCCGTGTGGCCCTCCTGGCCAAAGCAGGGGGGCCCCAGGAAACATCCACCGGGTCGGAAGTCACTGATGGACATGGGTGACACTGGGAGCGGTCCTCCGGGATGTGGGGGGAACATGGGGAGTCACTGGGGATGTGGGTGACATGGGACATGGGGTGGCACATGGGGACGGTGGGGATGACCACTGGGGGACATGGTGGTGACACTGGGGACATGGTGAGTGACATGGGGACATGGTGAGTGACACTGGGACATGGAGTACAgtgggacatggggacatggggtgtGACACTGGGGAACAAGTGGTGTGACACTGAGGGACGTAGGGAGTTTGAcatggggggacatgggggtgACCATTGGGACGTGGGGTTTGACATGGGGGTGAcgtggggggggcgggggggagtgacatggggacatgggagTGACATTGGGGATGGGTGGTGTGACACTGGGGACGGGGGGGTATGTGGGGGGGACTGGGAGCATTGGGAGTGAAACTGGGGGGATGTGGGGGAGTGGTCATTGGGGACATGGGTGTGACATTTGGAGGGCGTGGGGAGTGACGTGGGGGGAACGTGGGGAATGACACTACTGGGACGTTGGGGgtgacatggggacatgggggtgACCGTGGGGACAGCGTGTGCAGTGAGGGACATAGCGAGTGACATGGGGGGCACATGGGGTGTGACATTGGGGATGGGGGGGTGACACTGGGGTATGGGCAATGACCGTGGGGACCCTGGTGTGTGACAGGGGGGGTGACACTGGGGACCATTGGGGAGTGACACTGGGGACATGTGGGTGACCTATTGTGTCATGGGGGGGACATGGGTGAGTGAAACCATTGGGGACGTGGGGTGACActgggggacatgggggtgGCATGGGGACttgggggggacatggggatgtgGGGTGTGACCATTGGGGACATGTGGGTGTGACACATGGGACGTGTGGGTggcatggggacatggggggtGACCCTGGGACGTGTGGGTGTGAACGTTGGGGACGCTGTTGGCACCCCGAGCCCACGGGGTGCACGCGGGGAGAGCGAGCGCCTTGtgccccccatgcccccccaccccccgccctGGCCAGCCCCATGGGGCCGGCAGAGCCAGCTACCGGGCCCCAGTGACCCCACAGCTTCCTGAATaaacggggggggggagggagacGGACGACAcccccacaacccccccccccccccccccccgcagacAGACATCACCCCCCTCCCCGTCCCGCACAAACCCCGACAAAACCCGCACCGGGCGCAGCGTTTTTATTACcactcccaccccccccccctgcccggtttttttgggggggtgtggggaggggggagaacGGGGGacaactcccccccccccccccgccccccaccccagcaggcTTCGGGACATCCCGCAGCGGCGGCGCCCGGCGCCCGTTTGCTGGTCACAAGCCAGGCCGAGGGGGGGGCGGCCAGCAGGCCGaggggctccagcagcagcggccagcgggggcggggggcgcggggcgggggggcgcgggTGCGGCGTAAGAAGCGCCGCCACCTCGGCGTTGGGGTTGCCGCTGCGCGGGGTCCGAACCACATCTGGATCATCGGAGCGGAGCGGGGGGGCCGCTGCAGCAGGCCGCTCGGCGGTGTAACTTGTAGGAGGTGGACCAGACCCTCTAGCCCAGGTCGGCGCGGCCGCCGTGGGAAGACGTACTTGAACTTCTGCACATGGCGCCCCGGGGGCAACTGGTTGTGTGCGcctgtggggggggggcggggggtgtTTACGAGAGGGGTTCgtggggggggatttggggtcgGTGGGGGGTGCACGCGGCGGAGAGGGCAGCGCTTGCCGGGGGTGCTGCTTGGGAGCGCCGCCTGGGGatggtgtgggggggggggggaccagGGCTGCCACCGCCCCCCCCTCTtgctcccaccccccccccgcgccaAGCCCCCACAGGGAGCCCCGGCCCCACCAAGGGACCTCCAGCCAATATGGGACCCCCAACCTCAATGGGGACCCCGAAACCTCCATtgggcccccccagcccagcggGGACCCTCAGCCCCACATGGGATGCCCAATCCCCATGGGGGACCCCCAGCTCCAAGGGGAACCCCAACCCCACAGGGGAccaccctcagcagccccccaCAGGGAAACCCCCGGCCATATGGGGACCCCAACCCCATGGGGACCCCCGCCCCAAGGGGACCCATCCCCACGGGGGCCCCACCAgccgcccgcggccccccccccgcgacCCCCCAGCCATATGGGGACCCCCACCCCACGtggacccccagccccacagagatCCCCAACCCCAAGGGGACCCCAAACCTCCACGGGGACCCCCGCCCCAAGGGGACCCCAACCCCACAGGGACCCTCAGCCCCACAGGGATCCCCCAACCCCAAgggggcccccagccccctcggggacccccagccccactcccaGCCCCCGGGAGGACGCAACAGACCTGACCCGCGGGGCTAAGGGCAAGACCCACGTTAGCGCTGGGAGGGGGGCGGTGGGGGTTCCGGACCCCCAGCATCACGACccgggggggggtcgggggggggtcggggggggcgGTTGCCACCGCTGAACGCTGTGCTTCCAGTTCCGCCCCTTGTTGCCAAGTTGAACCTATGCAGTTAGAGGCGTCCTGGCAGTCCTCCCACCACTGCTCGCATCGTCCTCGCGGCCACAGACGGCTACGTGCAGGATGCGCTCCCCGGCGCCAGCTCGAGTCCGCCTGCGGGGCCAGGGGCTTGGCACGCCCGACCCCGAGACCCCCCCAGTCCCAcccccaatccccccccccGATCCCCCCCCCGGATTCCCCCCTCCCCGAATCCCCCTcccccaatccccccccccGAATCCCctctccccaaatccccccccgAATTCCAATCCCCCCCCCAATCTCCCTCCCCCACAATCCCCCTCCCACGAATCCCCCCCCCCgaatcccccccccccggatcCCCCCCCCGAATCCCCCTCCCCAATCCCCCTCCCCCAATCCCCCTCATCCCAAACTCCCCTCCCAACTCCCCCTCCCCAATCCACCTCCCCAATCATCCCCCTCCTCCCAACTCCCCCCCCCGATCCTCCCCCTCCCCGAATCCCCCCCCCCGAATCTCCCCCTCCCCGAATCCCCCCTCCCCCGAGATCCCCCCCCGAATCCCCCCCCCGAATCCACCCCGacccccgccccctcccccccccccctccccccccccccaaaccctccccctccccccccccgccccccccccccctccccccccacccccccccccccccccccccccccccccccccccacccccccccccccccccccccccccccccccccccccccccaaccccccctcccccctccccctcccccccccccccccccccccccccccccccccccacccccccccccccccccccccccccccccccccccccccccctccccccctccccccaccccctccccccccccccccccccccccctccccccccccccccccccacccccaccccccccccccccccccccccccccccccccccccccccccccccccccccccccccccccccccccccccccccccccccccccaccccccccccctcccccccccccccccccccccccccccccccccccccccccccccccccccccccccccccccccccccccccccccccccccccccccccccccccccccccccccccccccccccccccccccccccccccccccctcccccccccccccccccaccccccccccccccccccccccccccccacccccccccccccccccccccaccccccctccccccctccccccccccccccccccccccacccccctccccccccccccccccaccccccccccccccccccccccccctcccatcccccccccccccccccccccccccc
This is a stretch of genomic DNA from Cygnus atratus isolate AKBS03 ecotype Queensland, Australia chromosome 1, CAtr_DNAZoo_HiC_assembly, whole genome shotgun sequence. It encodes these proteins:
- the LOC126913553 gene encoding uncharacterized protein LOC126913553 is translated as PPPKPSPSPPPPPPPLPPHPPPPPPPPPPPHPPPPPPPPPPPPPQPPLPPPPPPPPPPPPPPPPPPPPPPPPPPPPPPSPPPPTPSPPPPPPPSPPPPPHPHPPPPPPPPPPPPPPPPPPPPPPPPPPPPHPPPLPPPPPPPPPPPPPPPPPPPPPPPPPPPPPPPPPPPPPPPPPPPPPPPPPPPPPPPPPPPPPHPPPPPPPPPLPPSPPPPPPPPPSPPPPPPPPPPPPPLPSPPPPP